The following proteins are co-located in the Bordetella bronchialis genome:
- the egtD gene encoding L-histidine N(alpha)-methyltransferase, protein MRSPSYSSPTLADAPAPSAAPPATGRSGPQTGGRPPGPRFHQRHVETTDTVRKELLDGLAKPQAEISPKFLYDELGSSLFTAITLLDEYYPTRCENEIFSRHAAEIVAHAGQIQALIDLGAGDCAKAERLLAHVRPSQYVPIDISVDYLKAAVKRIADRYPELDIVALGMDFFNDLSLPDDVLAARRTFFYPGSSIGNLPPAQAAELLSSIRGQCDDGALIIGVDLVKDRSILEPAYDDAVGVTSAFNLNMLRHVNSILGSDFDLAQWQHVACFNEARSRMEMHLRARVATTVTWPGGQRRFEQGEKIHTEDSYKYRPHAFKAMLARAGFGQIRYWTDAREWFAVFCARA, encoded by the coding sequence ATGCGTTCTCCCTCGTATTCGTCGCCCACCCTAGCCGACGCGCCCGCACCGTCCGCGGCACCGCCCGCGACCGGGCGTAGCGGACCCCAGACCGGCGGCAGACCGCCGGGACCGCGCTTCCATCAGCGCCATGTCGAAACGACGGATACGGTAAGAAAAGAGTTGCTGGACGGCCTGGCGAAACCCCAGGCCGAAATAAGCCCGAAGTTCCTTTACGACGAATTGGGCTCCAGCCTTTTCACCGCCATTACACTTTTGGACGAGTACTACCCCACGCGCTGCGAGAACGAGATCTTCTCGCGCCATGCGGCGGAGATCGTCGCGCATGCGGGGCAGATCCAGGCCTTGATCGACCTGGGCGCGGGCGACTGCGCGAAGGCCGAACGGCTGCTGGCGCACGTACGGCCTTCCCAGTATGTTCCCATCGACATTTCCGTGGACTACCTGAAGGCGGCCGTCAAGCGGATCGCCGACCGCTATCCGGAACTGGATATCGTGGCGCTGGGCATGGACTTCTTCAATGACCTGAGCCTTCCGGACGACGTGCTCGCCGCGCGGCGCACGTTCTTCTATCCGGGCTCCAGCATCGGCAACCTGCCGCCGGCGCAGGCCGCCGAACTGCTTTCCAGCATCCGCGGCCAATGCGACGACGGGGCGTTGATCATCGGCGTGGATCTCGTCAAGGACCGGAGCATCCTGGAGCCGGCCTACGACGATGCGGTGGGCGTGACCTCCGCCTTCAATCTGAACATGTTGCGCCACGTCAATTCGATACTGGGCTCCGATTTCGATCTGGCCCAGTGGCAACACGTGGCATGCTTCAACGAAGCCCGCTCGCGCATGGAAATGCATCTGCGCGCGCGTGTCGCCACCACCGTGACATGGCCCGGCGGCCAACGGCGGTTCGAACAAGGCGAGAAAATCCACACCGAGGACTCCTATAAATACCGGCCACATGCCTTCAAGGCCATGCTGGCCCGCGCCGGCTTCGGGCAGATCCGCTATTGGACGGACGCGCGCGAATGGTTCGCGGTGTTCTGTGCCCGAGCCTGA
- the egtB gene encoding ergothioneine biosynthesis protein EgtB: MDTPRSSIRSHPATDTQASLLADYDAVRSASLALAAPLSAEDCQAQSMPDASPVKWHLAHTTWFFETFLLQAHLPDYQVFHPRYGYLFNSYYNAIGERHPRPQRGLLTRPALDDIYAYRAHVDAAMARLIPRLAGGGESDLAALVRLGLHHEQQHQELILTDVKHLLSCNALRPAYAGTPRPRAIGATGPQEWEDHPGGIVQVGHDGQDFCFDNETPAHQVLLRPYQIARRPVSQGEYLAFMEDGGYRRPELWLSMGWDAVRTQGWEAPLYWERVDGQWQAFTLHGMEAIDPEAPVAHISYFEADAYARWAGARLPKEAEWEQLARTQDPLDPQANLVESGALHPRACASSRPGPLQMYGDVWEWTASPYEAYPGFAPAAGAVGEYNGKFMCNQYVLRGGSCATPRSHIRASYRNFFPPDARWQFSGVRLARDV, encoded by the coding sequence ATGGACACACCCCGATCATCGATCCGTTCCCACCCGGCCACCGATACGCAGGCCAGCCTTCTCGCGGACTACGACGCGGTACGCAGCGCCAGCCTGGCGCTTGCCGCACCGCTCAGCGCGGAAGACTGCCAGGCGCAATCCATGCCCGACGCGAGCCCGGTGAAGTGGCATCTGGCCCATACCACGTGGTTCTTCGAGACCTTCCTGCTGCAGGCCCACCTGCCGGACTACCAGGTCTTCCATCCGCGCTACGGCTATCTGTTCAATTCCTATTACAACGCCATCGGTGAACGTCATCCGCGGCCACAACGGGGGCTGCTCACACGGCCGGCCTTGGACGACATCTACGCATACCGCGCGCATGTCGATGCGGCGATGGCGCGGCTGATTCCGCGCCTGGCCGGCGGCGGCGAAAGCGACCTCGCCGCGCTGGTGCGCCTGGGACTGCATCACGAACAGCAACACCAGGAATTGATACTTACCGACGTCAAGCACCTGTTGTCCTGCAACGCGCTGCGGCCGGCCTATGCCGGCACGCCCCGGCCTCGAGCCATTGGCGCAACGGGTCCACAGGAATGGGAGGACCATCCCGGCGGCATCGTGCAGGTCGGCCACGATGGCCAGGATTTCTGCTTCGACAACGAGACGCCGGCCCATCAGGTGCTGCTGCGGCCGTACCAGATCGCACGGCGCCCTGTCAGCCAGGGGGAATACCTGGCTTTCATGGAGGACGGTGGCTACCGCCGGCCGGAGCTCTGGCTTTCCATGGGCTGGGACGCGGTACGGACCCAGGGATGGGAAGCGCCGCTTTATTGGGAGCGTGTGGACGGCCAGTGGCAGGCATTCACCCTGCATGGCATGGAAGCGATCGATCCAGAGGCGCCCGTCGCGCACATCAGCTACTTCGAAGCGGATGCCTATGCGCGCTGGGCCGGAGCCCGCCTGCCGAAAGAGGCCGAGTGGGAACAGTTGGCGCGCACGCAGGATCCCCTGGACCCGCAGGCCAATCTGGTCGAATCGGGTGCCTTGCATCCCCGTGCCTGCGCCAGCAGCCGTCCCGGACCGCTGCAGATGTATGGCGACGTATGGGAATGGACCGCCAGTCCTTACGAGGCCTATCCGGGCTTTGCGCCGGCGGCTGGCGCGGTGGGCGAGTACAACGGCAAGTTCATGTGCAATCAGTACGTCCTGCGAGGCGGCTCTTGCGCCACGCCCCGCTCCCATATCCGGGCGAGCTATCGCAATTTTTTCCCGCCCGACGCGCGATGGCAGTTTTCCGGCGTACGGCTGGCGCGGGATGTATGA
- a CDS encoding DUF883 family protein — protein MNSNSHSAELLASKDRVTSSLRELMAGTEELLRSTASYTGEEVERARQRLKVQLENARSMAGSWESSAAERYRYVADATDEYVHENAWKSIGIAALVGLLLGACLSSGHDRR, from the coding sequence ATGAACTCGAATTCCCACAGCGCGGAACTCCTGGCAAGCAAGGACAGGGTCACCAGCAGCTTGCGCGAGTTGATGGCCGGCACGGAGGAACTCCTCCGTTCGACGGCATCCTACACCGGTGAAGAAGTCGAGCGCGCGCGCCAGCGGCTGAAGGTCCAGCTTGAAAATGCCCGCAGCATGGCCGGCTCATGGGAGAGCAGCGCGGCCGAGCGGTACCGCTACGTGGCCGATGCCACGGATGAATATGTGCACGAGAACGCCTGGAAATCGATAGGGATCGCCGCACTCGTGGGCTTGCTCCTGGGCGCATGCCTGTCCTCGGGGCACGATCGACGCTGA